One window from the genome of Garra rufa chromosome 1, GarRuf1.0, whole genome shotgun sequence encodes:
- the LOC141286099 gene encoding uncharacterized protein — MNADLLKNLNLNLVLLGRTGVGKSSSGNTILGQQAFISESSSTSVTRNVAAEIGDICGLPIKVYDTPGFSDTQLSKEEFLKYEKILQECESGLCAFMLVLRSDRFTEEDQEFLENILELLGAKRIEQTWILFTRGDELEEENNTINKFIQQTDYLMNLIQRLEGRSHVLNNKRNDDGDDQVNSLGSKVFYRNLESLSCWKMDSSKWKTESGLEFSVKVFMSTPVGNRDIAPP, encoded by the exons ATGAATGCAGATTTATTGAAAAATCTGAATTTAAATTTGGTGTTGCTGGGAAGAACAGGAGTTGggaaaagttcatcaggaaacaCAATACTGGGGCAACAAGCTTTCATCTCAGAGAGCAGCTCCACTTCAGTCACTCGCAATGTTGCTGCTGAAATTGGTGATATTTGTGGATTACCGATCAAAGTGTATGACACACCGGGATTTTCTGATACACAGCTAAGTAAAGAAGagtttttaaaatatgaaaaaattctTCAGGAATGTGAATCAGGCCTGTGTGCCTTTATGCTGGTTCTCCGGTCAGACAGATTCACTGAAGAAGATCAGGAATTTCTGGAGAACATTTTGGAGCTGCTGGGAGCAAAACGCATTGAACAAACATGGATTCTCTTCACCAGAGGAGATGAATTGGAAGaagaaaacaacaccataaatAAATTCATCCAACAAACTGATTACTTGATGAATCTTATTCAGAGATTGGAGGGCAGATCCCATGTGTTGAACAACAAAAGAAATGATGATGGCGATGATCAAGTGAATTCTCTGGGATCTAAAGTTTTCTACAGGAACTTAGAGAGTT TGTCGTGTTGGAAAATGGATTCCAGCAAATGGAAAACAGAGTCGGGACTGGAGTTCTCAGTAAAGGTGTTCATGAGCACTCCAGTTGGCAaccgtgacatagcccccccttAA